One stretch of Eggerthella lenta DSM 2243 DNA includes these proteins:
- a CDS encoding response regulator transcription factor — protein sequence MIRTLIVDDDPFVRMSLQTILEAQDDVEVCALGADGDEAVELFERERPDVLLMDIQMPGSDGLGAAERILGAHKHARIVFLTTFSDDEYIVRALRLGAKGYLIKQEVATIAPALRTVMAGQSVLGGEVLDRMDVLMSRGPACAENAPGGEMRSGLTERESAIVELVAEGLDNKEIAARLYLSEGTVRNHISAILQKLDLKNRTQLVVRYYRDR from the coding sequence ATGATCAGGACGCTTATCGTCGATGACGACCCGTTCGTTCGGATGTCGCTGCAGACCATCCTCGAAGCGCAGGACGACGTGGAGGTGTGCGCGCTCGGCGCCGACGGCGACGAGGCGGTCGAGCTGTTCGAGCGCGAACGGCCCGACGTGTTGCTCATGGACATCCAGATGCCGGGCTCCGATGGCCTCGGCGCGGCCGAGCGCATCCTGGGCGCGCACAAGCACGCGCGCATCGTGTTCCTCACCACGTTCTCCGACGATGAGTACATCGTGCGCGCCCTGCGCCTGGGGGCGAAGGGCTACCTCATCAAGCAGGAAGTGGCCACCATCGCGCCGGCCTTGCGCACGGTCATGGCCGGTCAGAGCGTGCTTGGCGGCGAGGTGCTTGATCGCATGGACGTCCTTATGAGTCGAGGACCCGCATGCGCGGAGAACGCGCCGGGCGGCGAGATGCGCAGCGGCCTCACCGAGCGCGAATCTGCCATCGTGGAGCTGGTGGCCGAGGGTCTCGATAACAAGGAGATCGCCGCCAGGCTGTACCTCAGCGAGGGCACGGTGCGCAACCACATCAGCGCCATCCTCCAGAAGCTCGATCTGAAGAATCGCACCCAGCTGGTCGTCCGCTACTACCGCGACCGCTGA
- a CDS encoding ABC transporter permease, with the protein MFNVFKGALLALVREKSVFIWSLAFPLILSTMFVFMFANLDEAGQFEPIPTAVVADENYDAAPGFSEMIDTLAEPGADQMLDVARVATEQEARDLMSGNDTAGAGYFNISGDGAAGYFTVDADGMPTVHVKAGVTPDSLDSAYQSILKTIGDGYVRNAALIEDVAAENPAALADMAAVEKLLDAGDLTEKIDVTQNPPKESVRYFFALLGMAALFGGQIGMIAICRTQPNLSALGARRAVGALSRAKTLTATLAASWVLTFACIAIAYLYIRFVAGVDFGGRDAICIAVIAAAALTATAFGTLLGSLPKIDESVKGGMLSGIVCFASLFAGLYGSPTMKLADTVNAAVPAAQLVNPAVQISQAFYSIMYYDTYQRTIEHILILLAMAAVLFAASALFIRRQRYASL; encoded by the coding sequence ATGTTCAACGTATTCAAAGGCGCACTGCTCGCGCTGGTGCGCGAGAAGAGCGTGTTCATCTGGTCGCTGGCGTTTCCCCTGATCCTGTCCACGATGTTCGTGTTCATGTTCGCGAACCTGGACGAGGCGGGGCAGTTCGAGCCCATCCCCACCGCGGTGGTGGCCGACGAGAACTACGACGCGGCGCCGGGGTTCTCGGAGATGATCGACACGCTGGCGGAGCCGGGAGCCGACCAGATGCTCGACGTGGCGCGCGTAGCCACCGAGCAGGAGGCGCGCGATCTCATGAGCGGAAACGATACCGCAGGAGCGGGCTACTTCAACATCTCGGGCGATGGAGCGGCCGGGTATTTCACGGTTGACGCCGACGGCATGCCCACCGTGCACGTGAAGGCGGGGGTCACGCCCGACTCGCTGGACAGCGCCTACCAGTCCATCTTGAAGACCATCGGCGACGGATACGTGCGCAACGCGGCGCTCATCGAAGACGTCGCCGCCGAGAACCCCGCCGCGCTGGCCGACATGGCGGCGGTGGAAAAGCTGCTGGACGCCGGCGATCTCACCGAGAAGATCGACGTCACGCAGAACCCGCCCAAAGAATCCGTGCGCTACTTCTTCGCATTGCTGGGCATGGCGGCACTGTTCGGTGGGCAGATCGGGATGATCGCTATCTGCCGCACGCAGCCGAACCTGAGCGCGCTGGGGGCGCGGCGCGCCGTGGGAGCGCTCAGCCGCGCGAAGACGCTGACGGCGACGCTGGCCGCCAGCTGGGTGCTGACGTTCGCCTGCATCGCCATCGCGTATCTGTACATCCGGTTCGTCGCCGGCGTGGATTTCGGCGGACGAGATGCGATATGCATCGCCGTGATCGCCGCCGCGGCCTTGACGGCGACGGCGTTCGGCACGCTGCTGGGCTCGCTGCCGAAGATCGACGAAAGCGTGAAGGGCGGCATGCTGTCCGGCATCGTGTGCTTCGCCTCGCTGTTCGCCGGGCTGTACGGCTCGCCCACGATGAAGCTGGCCGATACCGTGAACGCGGCGGTGCCCGCGGCGCAGCTGGTCAACCCGGCCGTGCAGATATCCCAAGCGTTCTACAGCATCATGTACTACGACACCTACCAGCGCACGATCGAGCACATCCTGATCCTGCTGGCCATGGCTGCGGTACTGTTCGCCGCGTCGGCTCTGTTCATAAGGAGGCAGCGCTATGCAAGTCTTTAA
- a CDS encoding sensor histidine kinase, which yields MDRVIDEIILVALCLLLLPFAAFSGAHVAALLCAIVVACCFDVYPHARLRFAAAGAYELAALFVPEFSALLPVVAYVLFGERFWLVRLSWIMPLAAALRTQDVLLVPAAVLCAAACLMAWRTKRAGEERERYRALRDEQQEASLSLANKNRELMAAQDYEVRLATLSERSRIAREIHDNVGHLLTRSVLQVEALQVVHADDECVRGGLASVGATLHEVMDTVRKSVHDLHDDAFDLRARLEGVIGACGLDDVRLVYDVQDVPLPVAYGVVAVVREALSNVAKHSDATRVDVSVIEYPALYQLIVQDNGSRDGARSTAVDVPTAQAGIGLQTMEERVSSLGGRLRTGYRKGFRVFATVPKEPSKEKS from the coding sequence ATGGATCGGGTTATCGACGAAATCATCCTCGTTGCGCTGTGCTTGCTGCTTTTGCCGTTCGCGGCGTTCTCCGGCGCGCATGTCGCGGCGCTCCTGTGCGCCATCGTGGTGGCGTGCTGCTTCGACGTGTACCCGCATGCGCGGCTTCGCTTCGCGGCGGCGGGCGCGTACGAGCTGGCGGCGCTGTTCGTCCCGGAGTTCTCCGCGTTGCTGCCGGTCGTCGCGTACGTGCTGTTCGGCGAGCGGTTCTGGCTCGTGCGGCTGTCCTGGATCATGCCGCTGGCGGCCGCGCTGCGCACCCAGGACGTTCTGCTCGTCCCCGCGGCCGTGCTGTGCGCGGCTGCCTGCCTCATGGCGTGGCGCACGAAACGCGCGGGCGAGGAGCGCGAGCGCTACCGCGCCCTGCGCGACGAGCAGCAGGAGGCGTCGCTGTCGCTTGCGAACAAGAACCGCGAGCTCATGGCCGCGCAGGACTACGAGGTGCGCTTGGCCACCCTGTCCGAGCGCAGCCGCATCGCCCGCGAGATACACGACAACGTGGGTCATCTGCTCACAAGATCGGTGCTGCAGGTGGAGGCGTTGCAAGTGGTGCACGCCGACGACGAGTGCGTTCGCGGCGGGCTGGCATCGGTGGGCGCGACGTTGCACGAGGTCATGGACACGGTGCGCAAAAGCGTGCACGACCTGCACGACGATGCGTTCGATCTACGCGCGCGTCTGGAAGGCGTCATCGGCGCCTGCGGCTTGGACGACGTGCGCCTCGTGTACGACGTCCAGGATGTGCCGCTTCCCGTCGCCTACGGCGTGGTGGCCGTCGTCCGCGAGGCGCTGTCGAACGTGGCGAAGCACAGCGACGCCACGCGCGTCGACGTGTCGGTCATCGAATACCCGGCTCTCTACCAGCTCATCGTGCAGGATAACGGTTCGCGCGACGGTGCACGTTCTACGGCGGTGGATGTCCCGACCGCGCAGGCCGGCATCGGTTTGCAGACGATGGAGGAGCGTGTGAGCTCGCTGGGCGGGCGCCTGCGCACCGGCTACCGCAAAGGCTTCCGCGTGTTCGCCACCGTGCCGAAAGAACCGTCGAAGGAGAAATCATGA
- a CDS encoding ABC transporter ATP-binding protein, producing the protein MNIVAVDNLVKRYNEVLALDHFSLHIESGEVFGLLGPNGSGKTTAINCILQLLTYDKGTIELFGQTMRPSSYDLKRRIGIVPQNVAVFEELTVRENIDYFCALYVNDRAKRRDLVDEAIAFVGLEDYEKFRPRKLSGGLLRRLNIACGIAHKPELIFFDEPTVAVDPQSRNAILEGIQNMNRQGSTVVYTSHYMEEVEEICTRIMIMDHGQALATGTNAELKAMIGTGEKIQIDVPELDEATLARLDALPHVTRTLYREGTLELACQNGTHNVSDVLAVLQRDGAQFGRIYAEPPTLNDVFLEITGTELRD; encoded by the coding sequence ATGAACATCGTAGCCGTCGACAACTTGGTCAAGCGCTACAACGAGGTGCTGGCGCTCGATCATTTCAGCCTGCACATCGAATCGGGCGAAGTGTTCGGCCTTTTAGGACCGAACGGGTCGGGCAAGACCACCGCCATCAACTGCATCCTGCAGCTGCTGACCTACGACAAGGGCACTATCGAGTTGTTCGGCCAGACCATGCGCCCGTCCAGCTACGATTTGAAGCGCAGGATCGGCATCGTGCCGCAGAACGTGGCCGTGTTCGAGGAGCTGACCGTGCGCGAGAACATCGACTACTTCTGCGCGCTGTATGTGAACGACCGCGCGAAGCGCCGCGACCTTGTTGACGAGGCCATCGCGTTCGTCGGCCTGGAGGACTACGAGAAGTTCCGCCCGCGGAAACTCTCGGGCGGCCTGCTGCGTCGCCTGAACATCGCATGCGGCATCGCGCACAAGCCCGAGCTCATCTTCTTCGACGAGCCTACCGTGGCCGTGGACCCGCAAAGCCGCAACGCCATCCTCGAAGGCATCCAGAATATGAACCGCCAAGGCTCCACCGTGGTGTACACGAGCCACTACATGGAGGAAGTCGAGGAGATCTGCACGCGCATCATGATCATGGACCACGGCCAGGCGCTGGCCACGGGCACGAACGCCGAGCTCAAGGCCATGATCGGCACGGGCGAGAAGATCCAGATCGACGTGCCCGAGCTGGACGAAGCCACGTTGGCGCGCCTGGACGCGTTGCCCCATGTCACCCGCACGCTCTACCGCGAAGGCACGCTGGAACTGGCTTGCCAGAACGGCACGCACAACGTAAGCGACGTGCTGGCCGTGCTGCAGCGTGACGGCGCGCAGTTCGGGCGCATCTACGCCGAGCCGCCGACGCTGAACGACGTGTTCCTCGAGATCACCGGCACCGAGCTGCGCGATTAG
- a CDS encoding winged helix-turn-helix domain-containing protein, which translates to MSDLANLKPTIRLSIMNPDAESGSLFGRGIASLCLGVRETGSLNAAAKGMGMAYSKAWRIIKDTEAALDLQLLNRDGAHGSDLTEAGNKLLDTYLAIEEKLQKEAEELFEAAFK; encoded by the coding sequence ATGAGCGACCTTGCGAACCTGAAGCCGACGATCAGGCTTTCCATCATGAACCCGGATGCCGAAAGCGGCTCTCTGTTCGGCCGCGGCATCGCCAGCCTGTGCCTGGGCGTGCGCGAAACCGGCTCGCTCAACGCCGCTGCCAAGGGCATGGGCATGGCCTACAGCAAGGCCTGGCGCATCATCAAGGACACCGAGGCGGCGCTCGACTTGCAGCTGCTGAACCGCGACGGCGCTCACGGCAGCGACCTGACCGAAGCCGGCAACAAGCTTTTGGATACGTACCTCGCCATCGAAGAGAAGCTGCAGAAAGAAGCCGAGGAGCTGTTCGAAGCGGCGTTCAAGTAG